In the Bradyrhizobium guangzhouense genome, one interval contains:
- a CDS encoding HAD family hydrolase — MQTIYFDLDGTLTDPKPGITGSIQYALKKIGMAVPSQDELTWCIGPPLHASLKALTGTEALADQALLLYRERFSEVGLFENSPYPGIHDTLAAVAETGARMFVATSKPAVYATRIVEHFGLKPYFERVFGSELDGTRVDKRDLLRYALDETKVDAGSAIMIGDRSHDVVGARTNGMTAIGVLYGYGSEAELRDAGAHHICAAHPELLGHCVV; from the coding sequence ATGCAGACAATCTATTTTGATCTCGACGGTACGCTGACTGATCCAAAGCCGGGGATCACCGGTTCGATCCAGTATGCCCTAAAAAAGATCGGTATGGCGGTCCCGAGCCAGGATGAATTGACCTGGTGCATCGGGCCGCCTCTGCATGCGAGCCTGAAGGCGTTGACCGGAACCGAGGCGCTGGCCGACCAGGCGCTCCTGCTCTACCGCGAACGGTTTTCCGAGGTCGGGCTGTTCGAGAACTCACCCTATCCGGGTATCCACGACACACTGGCGGCGGTCGCTGAGACCGGCGCGCGCATGTTCGTCGCGACCAGCAAGCCTGCCGTCTACGCCACCCGCATCGTCGAGCACTTCGGCCTGAAGCCGTATTTCGAGCGCGTGTTCGGCTCGGAGCTCGACGGCACCCGTGTCGACAAGCGCGATCTGCTTCGCTACGCGCTCGACGAGACCAAGGTCGATGCGGGCAGCGCCATCATGATCGGCGACCGCAGTCATGACGTGGTCGGCGCCCGAACCAACGGCATGACGGCGATCGGCGTGCTCTACGGCTACGGCAGCGAAGCCGAGCTCCGGGATGCCGGCGCGCATCACATCTGCGCCGCACACCCGGAACTGCTCGGCCACTGCGTCGTCTAA
- a CDS encoding lytic transglycosylase domain-containing protein translates to MAFVGAQKLIWWVLAAAFVCTPVLAEDVPVPPTQLGPEAPAKPAAGESVRESDTRESICLIVEAAARDANLPLEFFARVIWQESRFQADAVGPVTRSGEQAQGIAQFMPGTASERGLLNPFNPVQALPKSAEFLNDLRNQFGNLGLAAAAYNAGPRRVQEWLAGTGGMPEQTRNYVYAITGASVDAWAKAGGTGKGPPSSPPTSCRDLMALLKRAPNPFVAELEQHVELAAAKIWGVQLAAGFDRNKALAMYSRAVTRLSAVIGDRDPSLLSSVVRSRGSHAFYQVRIGADTRSEADDLCNRIRRAGGACFVLKNRA, encoded by the coding sequence ATGGCGTTCGTCGGGGCTCAGAAGCTGATCTGGTGGGTGCTCGCGGCGGCGTTCGTTTGCACGCCGGTGCTTGCCGAGGACGTCCCGGTCCCTCCCACGCAGCTCGGCCCCGAGGCGCCGGCAAAACCGGCAGCGGGCGAGTCTGTGCGCGAGAGCGACACGCGGGAGTCGATCTGCCTGATCGTAGAGGCGGCCGCGCGTGATGCCAACCTGCCACTGGAATTCTTCGCCCGCGTGATCTGGCAGGAGAGCCGCTTCCAGGCCGATGCCGTGGGACCCGTGACCCGCAGCGGCGAGCAGGCGCAGGGGATCGCGCAGTTCATGCCGGGGACAGCGAGCGAGCGCGGGCTTCTCAATCCCTTCAATCCGGTCCAGGCGCTGCCAAAATCCGCCGAGTTCTTGAACGACCTGCGCAACCAGTTCGGCAATCTCGGCCTTGCCGCGGCTGCCTACAATGCCGGGCCGCGGCGGGTGCAGGAATGGCTCGCCGGCACCGGCGGCATGCCGGAGCAGACACGCAACTATGTCTACGCCATCACCGGCGCGAGCGTTGATGCATGGGCCAAGGCCGGCGGCACCGGCAAGGGACCGCCGAGCTCGCCGCCGACGAGCTGCCGCGACCTGATGGCGCTGCTCAAGCGCGCGCCGAACCCGTTCGTCGCAGAGCTCGAGCAGCATGTCGAGCTCGCCGCTGCGAAGATCTGGGGTGTTCAGCTCGCCGCCGGCTTCGACCGCAACAAGGCGCTGGCGATGTATTCCCGGGCCGTCACGCGGCTCAGCGCCGTCATCGGCGATCGCGATCCGAGCCTGCTCTCGTCCGTGGTTCGCAGCCGCGGCTCGCACGCCTTCTACCAGGTGCGCATCGGCGCCGACACGCGAAGTGAGGCGGACGATCTCTGCAACCGTATCCGCAGGGCGGGCGGGGCGTGCTTCGTGCTGAAGAACCGCGCGTGA
- a CDS encoding AzlC family ABC transporter permease: MALPPLDSPQWQSPWRAFAWGVRSITQTILTLVLFATYLGIGALAHDTHFSLLWALCSTLFVWAGPAQIILITTLGSGATIIQSAIAVTVSAIRLFPMVVSVLPLMRTPTTRRRELFFAAHLTAVTLWVECHRFLPLVPRERRIAFVNGLGFGLVSVCLTANTVGYFLAANLTQTLGAAILLLTPLSFLFSTARNCREVADVVALTLGILLYPLAAKMNSGLDILVSGVTAGTIAYGVHWWRAVRA; this comes from the coding sequence GTGGCGCTTCCTCCGCTCGATTCCCCGCAATGGCAAAGCCCGTGGCGCGCCTTCGCCTGGGGTGTGCGCTCGATCACGCAGACGATCCTCACGCTCGTCCTGTTTGCGACCTATCTTGGCATCGGCGCGTTGGCCCATGACACCCATTTCAGCCTGCTCTGGGCGCTCTGCTCGACGCTGTTCGTCTGGGCAGGGCCCGCGCAGATCATCCTGATCACCACGCTCGGCTCGGGTGCCACCATCATCCAGTCGGCGATTGCGGTCACCGTCAGTGCGATCAGGCTGTTTCCGATGGTGGTCTCCGTGCTGCCGCTGATGCGTACGCCGACGACCAGGCGGCGCGAGCTGTTCTTTGCAGCCCATCTCACGGCGGTCACGCTGTGGGTCGAATGCCATCGCTTCCTGCCGCTGGTGCCGCGCGAACGACGCATCGCCTTCGTCAACGGACTTGGCTTCGGCCTGGTCTCGGTGTGTCTGACCGCCAACACGGTCGGCTATTTCCTCGCGGCCAATTTGACCCAGACGTTAGGGGCAGCGATCCTGCTGCTGACGCCGCTGTCGTTCCTGTTCTCGACCGCGCGCAACTGCCGCGAGGTTGCCGACGTGGTCGCGTTGACGCTCGGAATTTTGCTCTATCCGCTGGCCGCAAAGATGAATTCCGGTCTCGACATCCTTGTCAGCGGCGTGACAGCCGGCACGATCGCCTATGGCGTGCATTGGTGGCGGGCGGTGCGCGCATGA
- a CDS encoding AzlD domain-containing protein, with the protein MSAAQLIGDWQALVVLFVAGVVPNQIWRMLGLWFGGGIDEGSELLVWVRAVATAILAGVIAQIVVQPPGALASVPDALRYGAVAAGLVVFLLTRRSIFAGVVAGEVFMLAGKWWLG; encoded by the coding sequence ATGAGTGCCGCGCAGCTCATTGGAGACTGGCAAGCGCTGGTCGTGCTGTTCGTCGCCGGGGTCGTGCCCAACCAGATCTGGCGCATGCTCGGCTTATGGTTCGGCGGCGGCATCGACGAGGGCTCTGAACTGCTGGTCTGGGTGAGGGCAGTCGCGACCGCGATCCTCGCCGGAGTCATCGCCCAGATCGTAGTCCAGCCGCCCGGCGCGCTCGCCAGCGTGCCGGATGCTCTACGCTATGGCGCGGTGGCCGCCGGCCTCGTCGTGTTCCTGCTGACCCGCCGTTCGATCTTCGCGGGCGTTGTCGCCGGCGAAGTCTTCATGCTGGCCGGCAAGTGGTGGTTGGGCTAA
- the tsaA gene encoding tRNA (N6-threonylcarbamoyladenosine(37)-N6)-methyltransferase TrmO, with translation MVRENELREGEVAIELPSTKDAGLVFIGRIRTPWTSRLETPRQGRQDGPICRLEIFEPFVPAIKGVDFYNNLEVLYWLDQSRRDIVLQSPKNNDKTRGTFSLRSPVRPNPIGTSIVKLVGIEGNAILVRGLDCIDNTPLIDIKPDRCEFTPLAAPQAGDFQTE, from the coding sequence ATGGTTCGCGAAAACGAACTCCGCGAGGGCGAGGTCGCCATCGAGCTGCCGTCCACGAAAGATGCTGGCCTCGTCTTCATCGGCCGCATCCGCACACCCTGGACCTCGCGGCTGGAGACGCCGCGGCAGGGCCGCCAGGACGGCCCGATCTGCCGCCTCGAAATCTTCGAGCCGTTCGTGCCGGCGATCAAGGGCGTCGATTTCTACAACAATCTCGAAGTGCTCTACTGGCTCGACCAGTCGCGCCGCGACATCGTGCTGCAAAGCCCGAAGAACAACGACAAGACCCGCGGCACGTTTTCGCTGCGCTCGCCGGTAAGGCCCAACCCGATCGGCACCTCGATCGTCAAGCTCGTCGGCATCGAGGGAAATGCGATTTTGGTTCGCGGGCTCGACTGCATCGACAATACGCCGCTGATCGATATCAAGCCGGATCGCTGCGAGTTCACGCCGCTGGCCGCGCCACAGGCTGGGGATTTCCAGACGGAGTGA
- a CDS encoding HIT domain-containing protein: MTAYDPNNIFAKILRGEFSCHKVYEDEHVFAFLDIMPRVTGHTLVIPKAPARNILDIKADDYAHVARGAHKIAAAAMKAFNADGITVQQFNEPAGGQVVFHLHMHVMPRQDGVAMLPPASRKEDVKVLEENAAKLIAALKS; the protein is encoded by the coding sequence ATGACCGCCTACGATCCCAACAACATCTTCGCAAAGATCCTGCGCGGCGAGTTCTCCTGCCACAAGGTCTATGAGGACGAGCATGTCTTCGCCTTTCTCGACATCATGCCGCGAGTCACGGGCCACACGCTCGTGATCCCGAAGGCCCCCGCCCGCAACATCCTCGACATCAAGGCGGACGACTACGCCCACGTCGCCCGCGGCGCGCACAAGATCGCCGCGGCCGCGATGAAAGCGTTCAACGCCGACGGCATCACCGTGCAACAGTTCAACGAACCCGCCGGCGGCCAGGTGGTGTTCCATCTCCATATGCACGTGATGCCGCGCCAGGACGGCGTGGCCATGCTGCCGCCCGCGAGCCGCAAGGAAGACGTCAAGGTGCTGGAAGAGAACGCGGCCAAGCTGATCGCGGCGTTGAAGAGCTGA
- a CDS encoding GNAT family N-acetyltransferase gives MTSFEITLEAVPSIGEVSPEDWDACANPGKALNDKALNEKACNGHGMGTSSGLPGDSLGLLKPAYNPFVSHAFLSAVETSGSATIRTGWGPRHLVAKIDGRVAGVVPCYLKSHSQGEYVFDRGWADAYERAGGRYYPKLQVSVPFTPATGPRLLVRDGVDRERITEALASGLVALCGVSKASSVHVTFARETEWKLLARHGFLQRTDQQFHWRNEGFATFDDFLATLNSRHRKSIKRERRDALAAGITIHWLTGKDLTEDAWDAFFAFYMETGSRKWGRPYLTREFFSLIGETMSQDVLLVMARRNDRWIAGAINFIGSDTLFGRNWGAVEHHPFLHFEVCYYQAIDFAIKHGLTHVEAGAQGEHKIARGYLPRTTHSAHFIADPGLRRAIDDYLERERAYVAEAGRELAELGPFRKGIDEAP, from the coding sequence ATGACATCATTCGAAATCACCCTGGAGGCCGTCCCGTCCATTGGCGAAGTCTCGCCGGAGGATTGGGACGCCTGCGCCAATCCTGGCAAGGCTCTTAATGACAAGGCTCTTAATGAAAAGGCCTGCAACGGGCACGGCATGGGAACCTCATCCGGCCTTCCAGGCGATTCGCTCGGCCTGTTAAAGCCCGCCTACAACCCGTTCGTCTCGCACGCCTTTCTTTCCGCCGTCGAGACATCCGGTTCGGCCACGATCCGCACCGGCTGGGGACCACGGCACCTCGTGGCCAAGATTGACGGCCGCGTCGCCGGGGTCGTGCCTTGCTACCTGAAATCACATAGCCAGGGCGAATACGTCTTCGACCGCGGCTGGGCGGACGCCTATGAGCGCGCCGGCGGCCGCTATTACCCCAAGCTTCAGGTCTCCGTTCCCTTCACACCGGCCACCGGGCCGCGGCTGCTGGTGCGCGACGGCGTCGATCGCGAGCGCATCACCGAGGCGCTGGCGAGCGGGCTGGTGGCGCTGTGCGGCGTCAGCAAGGCGTCCTCGGTGCACGTCACCTTCGCGCGCGAGACCGAGTGGAAGCTGCTCGCCCGGCATGGCTTCCTCCAGCGCACCGACCAGCAGTTCCACTGGCGCAACGAGGGCTTTGCCACCTTCGACGATTTCCTGGCGACACTGAACTCACGCCACCGCAAATCCATCAAGCGCGAGCGGCGCGATGCGCTTGCCGCAGGCATCACGATCCATTGGCTCACCGGCAAGGACCTCACCGAGGACGCCTGGGATGCGTTCTTCGCGTTCTACATGGAGACCGGCTCGCGCAAATGGGGCCGGCCCTACCTGACGCGCGAGTTCTTCTCGCTGATCGGCGAGACCATGAGCCAGGACGTGCTGCTGGTGATGGCCCGCCGCAACGACCGATGGATCGCCGGCGCGATCAACTTCATCGGCTCGGATACGCTGTTCGGCCGCAATTGGGGCGCGGTCGAGCATCACCCCTTCCTGCATTTCGAGGTCTGCTACTACCAGGCGATCGATTTCGCGATCAAACACGGCCTCACGCATGTCGAGGCCGGCGCGCAGGGCGAGCACAAAATCGCGCGCGGCTACCTGCCGCGAACGACCCATTCCGCCCACTTCATCGCTGATCCGGGCCTGCGCCGCGCCATCGACGATTACCTCGAGCGCGAGCGCGCCTATGTCGCGGAGGCCGGACGCGAGCTGGCCGAGCTCGGCCCTTTCCGCAAAGGCATCGACGAGGCGCCTTGA
- a CDS encoding glycerophosphodiester phosphodiesterase, which produces MRAPDWLTARPVAHRGLHDISRGIVENMPGAVQAAISGNFAIEVDIQLSADGEAMVHHDHALGRLTDATGPVVAKTAAELKAITFKDTPERMMSLGDLCAMVAGRVPLVIEVKSHFDGDRKLVKRMAEVLASYQGHAVGMSFDPDQVLALRELLPSRPRGIVAQRSYEDEYWAYLTQEQRDSMLYLRHGFQTQPHFVAFKVDHLPAPAPWIARNVFGCALLGWTTRTPEQRTRVAQYADQMIFEGFVP; this is translated from the coding sequence GTGCGTGCTCCGGATTGGCTGACAGCGCGGCCGGTCGCCCATCGCGGCCTGCATGACATCTCTCGTGGCATCGTCGAGAACATGCCGGGCGCGGTGCAGGCCGCGATCTCAGGCAATTTTGCGATCGAGGTCGACATTCAGCTCTCGGCGGACGGCGAGGCCATGGTGCATCACGACCATGCGCTCGGCCGCCTCACCGACGCCACCGGCCCCGTGGTCGCGAAGACCGCGGCCGAGCTGAAGGCCATCACGTTCAAGGACACGCCTGAGCGGATGATGTCGCTCGGCGATCTCTGCGCCATGGTCGCCGGCCGCGTGCCGCTGGTGATCGAGGTGAAGAGCCATTTCGACGGCGACCGCAAGCTGGTGAAGCGGATGGCCGAGGTGCTGGCGTCCTATCAAGGCCATGCTGTCGGCATGTCCTTCGACCCCGATCAGGTGCTGGCGCTGCGCGAGCTGCTGCCCTCCCGCCCGCGCGGCATCGTCGCGCAGCGGAGCTATGAGGACGAATACTGGGCCTACCTGACCCAGGAACAACGCGACAGCATGCTGTACCTGCGCCATGGCTTCCAGACCCAGCCGCATTTCGTCGCTTTCAAGGTCGACCATCTGCCGGCGCCCGCCCCCTGGATCGCCCGCAACGTGTTCGGCTGTGCCCTGCTCGGCTGGACCACCCGCACACCCGAGCAGCGGACACGGGTCGCGCAATATGCCGATCAGATGATCTTTGAGGGGTTCGTGCCGTAG
- a CDS encoding RidA family protein has translation MAGTVEQKLAEQGIKLHEAPSPVANYVPFVRTGNLLFVSGQVCFDPAGKLIAKGKLGAGVSIEDGAAAARGCAVNLLAQVKAALGDLDKVVRVVRLGGFINSAPDFLDGPKVLNGASDLMVAAFGDKGRHARTTVGVASLPADAAVEVEGVFEVA, from the coding sequence ATGGCAGGCACGGTCGAGCAGAAACTGGCGGAACAGGGCATCAAGCTGCACGAGGCCCCGTCTCCCGTAGCCAATTATGTTCCGTTCGTACGGACCGGCAATTTGCTGTTCGTCTCCGGTCAGGTCTGCTTCGATCCTGCCGGCAAGCTGATCGCCAAAGGCAAGCTGGGCGCCGGCGTCTCGATCGAGGACGGCGCTGCGGCCGCGCGCGGCTGTGCCGTCAATCTGCTCGCACAGGTCAAGGCCGCACTCGGCGATCTCGACAAGGTCGTGCGCGTGGTGCGCCTCGGCGGCTTCATCAACTCGGCGCCGGACTTCCTGGATGGGCCGAAGGTGCTGAACGGCGCCTCCGATCTGATGGTCGCCGCATTCGGCGACAAGGGGCGCCACGCCCGCACCACCGTCGGCGTCGCATCGCTGCCCGCGGATGCGGCGGTCGAGGTCGAAGGCGTGTTCGAGGTCGCCTGA
- a CDS encoding cell envelope integrity EipB family protein, producing the protein MVHLFRTSLGAMALAAAALGASGGAHAANGPFLPHQALYDLSLVKSRSNSINSARGRILYNFAGSSCEGYTSEFRQVSELDSGEGKITLSDLRSNSWEDAAGKSYRFKIETRMNEAEAGLVDGSAERDGDHINVKLKLPAPKSFTLDGKIVFPTEQIQRIIAAAKEGKSLLELSVYDGSDDGQKVYNTLTVIGQPIPADHTASPDPSTSDEHMKSLTRWPVTVSYFDRDVQQKEGEQTPVYAMSFELYENGVSRQLVLDYNDFVISGAMGKFDVKDSKPCN; encoded by the coding sequence ATGGTGCACCTTTTCCGGACTTCACTCGGTGCGATGGCGCTTGCGGCGGCCGCTCTCGGCGCCAGTGGTGGCGCGCATGCCGCGAATGGTCCGTTCCTCCCGCACCAGGCGCTCTATGATCTGAGCCTGGTCAAATCGCGCTCCAATTCGATCAACAGCGCGCGCGGCCGCATCCTCTACAATTTCGCCGGCAGTAGCTGCGAGGGCTACACGTCGGAATTCCGCCAGGTCTCCGAGCTCGACAGCGGCGAGGGCAAGATCACGCTCAGCGACCTCCGCTCCAACTCCTGGGAGGACGCCGCGGGCAAAAGCTACCGCTTCAAGATCGAGACGCGGATGAACGAGGCCGAGGCTGGCCTCGTCGACGGCTCGGCGGAACGCGACGGCGACCACATCAACGTCAAGCTGAAATTGCCGGCGCCGAAGAGCTTCACCCTGGACGGCAAGATCGTGTTCCCGACCGAGCAGATCCAGCGCATCATCGCCGCTGCCAAGGAGGGCAAATCGCTGCTCGAGCTCTCCGTCTACGACGGCTCCGATGACGGCCAGAAGGTGTACAACACGCTGACCGTAATCGGTCAGCCGATCCCCGCCGACCACACCGCATCGCCCGATCCGTCGACCTCTGACGAGCACATGAAATCGCTGACGCGCTGGCCGGTGACCGTCAGCTATTTCGACCGCGACGTGCAGCAGAAGGAAGGCGAGCAGACGCCCGTCTATGCGATGTCGTTCGAGCTCTACGAGAACGGCGTCTCCCGTCAGCTCGTGCTCGACTACAACGATTTTGTGATCTCCGGCGCGATGGGCAAGTTCGACGTCAAGGACAGCAAGCCCTGTAATTGA
- a CDS encoding RidA family protein, producing MPKLDHLRPSGLHHNPAYSHVVTASGARTIYISGQVSTDEEGRIVGEGDIAAQTTQVMQNLGHALKAAGATYANIVKITTFVVGYKPELRPIIGKARSAFFEGMEPPASTLVGVSALAAPEWLIEIEAIAVAD from the coding sequence ATGCCCAAGCTCGATCATCTCCGCCCCAGCGGCCTGCATCACAATCCCGCTTATTCCCACGTCGTCACCGCCTCCGGGGCGCGCACGATCTACATCTCCGGCCAGGTGTCGACCGATGAGGAGGGGCGGATCGTCGGCGAGGGCGATATCGCGGCGCAGACCACGCAGGTGATGCAGAATCTCGGCCATGCCTTGAAGGCCGCCGGCGCCACCTACGCCAACATCGTCAAGATCACGACCTTCGTCGTCGGCTACAAGCCGGAGCTGCGCCCGATCATCGGCAAGGCCCGCTCGGCCTTCTTCGAAGGCATGGAGCCGCCGGCCTCGACACTCGTCGGAGTTTCCGCGCTGGCCGCGCCGGAATGGCTGATCGAGATCGAGGCGATCGCGGTCGCGGATTGA
- a CDS encoding ACT domain-containing protein, translated as MPAKRDLTALLKNTKPQLQPGIFVFCTIAPGAPVPGALNPLLTFREQEGTTLVIPREEAKAAGLNHAFAARLITLTVHSALDAVGFLAAITARLAEAGISVNAVSAFHHDHVFVPVDRADEAMALLHDMSGPN; from the coding sequence ATGCCAGCCAAACGCGACCTCACGGCGCTGCTGAAAAACACGAAGCCACAGCTGCAGCCGGGCATCTTCGTCTTCTGCACGATCGCGCCAGGCGCGCCTGTTCCCGGAGCCCTCAATCCCCTCCTGACATTCCGCGAGCAGGAAGGAACGACGCTCGTCATCCCGCGCGAAGAGGCCAAAGCGGCAGGACTAAACCATGCATTCGCCGCGCGCCTGATCACCTTGACAGTCCACTCCGCACTTGACGCCGTCGGATTCCTGGCAGCCATCACCGCGCGTCTCGCCGAAGCCGGCATCAGCGTCAACGCCGTGTCGGCCTTCCATCACGACCATGTCTTCGTGCCCGTGGACCGGGCCGACGAAGCGATGGCTTTATTACACGACATGAGCGGGCCGAATTAG
- a CDS encoding DNA polymerase IV has product MTAPDAAGPRCFCRDCLADLDFGVRRCSACGSPRLVRHRALAGLTIAHVDCDAFYATVEKRDNPDIADKPVIIGGGKRGVVSAACYIARTYGVRSAMPMFKALEACPHATVIPPDMAKYVRVGREVRQAMQALTPLVEPLSIDEAFLDLSGTERVHGMMPAKVLARFAREVERDVGISVSVGLSCNKFLAKIASDLDKPRGFAALDQEEARTMLAEKPVGFIFGVGPATQERLMQRGFRIIADLQKADEIELMRQFPSEGRRLWRLARGIDDRRVEADRGAKTISSETTFETDIRDFASLEKILWRLCEKTSSRLKSSELAGSTVTLKLKTADFRQRTRSQSIAAPTQLAAKIFSICREMLAKEIDGTAFRLMGAGVSALRDGSPADDTDMLDRRAAHAERAVDSLRKKFGDAAVIRGIAYDGPEKAQE; this is encoded by the coding sequence GCTGTTCCGCCTGCGGCTCCCCTCGCCTGGTCCGTCACCGCGCGCTCGCAGGGCTCACCATCGCCCATGTCGATTGTGACGCCTTCTATGCGACGGTCGAGAAGCGCGACAATCCTGACATCGCCGACAAGCCCGTCATCATCGGCGGGGGAAAACGCGGCGTGGTCTCGGCCGCCTGCTACATCGCGCGCACCTATGGCGTCCGCTCGGCCATGCCGATGTTCAAGGCGTTGGAAGCCTGTCCCCATGCGACCGTGATTCCGCCTGACATGGCGAAGTATGTTCGGGTCGGACGCGAGGTGCGCCAGGCCATGCAGGCGCTGACGCCGCTGGTCGAGCCGCTGTCGATCGACGAGGCCTTTCTCGATCTCTCCGGCACCGAGCGCGTGCACGGCATGATGCCCGCAAAAGTGCTGGCGCGCTTTGCCCGTGAGGTCGAGCGCGACGTCGGCATATCAGTCTCGGTCGGCCTCTCCTGCAACAAGTTTTTGGCCAAGATCGCATCCGACCTCGACAAGCCGCGCGGCTTTGCCGCGCTCGATCAGGAGGAAGCGCGTACAATGCTGGCGGAAAAGCCGGTCGGCTTCATCTTCGGCGTTGGCCCCGCAACGCAAGAACGTCTCATGCAGCGCGGCTTCCGCATCATCGCCGACCTGCAAAAGGCCGACGAGATCGAGTTGATGCGGCAATTTCCGAGCGAGGGGCGCCGGCTATGGCGGCTCGCACGCGGCATCGACGATCGCCGCGTCGAGGCGGATCGCGGCGCCAAGACGATTTCCAGCGAGACGACGTTCGAGACCGACATCCGCGATTTCGCCTCGCTGGAGAAGATCCTGTGGCGGCTGTGCGAGAAGACGTCGTCGCGGCTCAAGAGCAGCGAGCTGGCCGGCTCGACCGTCACACTGAAGCTCAAGACCGCCGATTTTCGTCAGCGCACGCGCTCTCAGTCGATTGCCGCCCCGACGCAGCTTGCCGCCAAGATCTTCTCGATCTGCCGCGAGATGCTGGCGAAGGAGATCGACGGCACCGCCTTCCGCCTGATGGGCGCCGGCGTCAGCGCGCTCCGCGACGGCTCCCCCGCCGACGATACCGACATGCTCGACCGCCGCGCCGCCCACGCCGAACGCGCGGTTGACAGTCTGCGCAAGAAGTTCGGCGATGCGGCCGTGATCCGCGGTATTGCATATGACGGGCCGGAGAAGGCGCAAGAGTGA